The Legionella cincinnatiensis genome includes a region encoding these proteins:
- a CDS encoding exopolysaccharide biosynthesis protein, producing the protein MKISGRLKKLASKKTSKKITFNHLLNKFQQKDNLFLIILLAFFAITPISFIPGVTVLFGFSIALISAQILIGHNKIWLPMKLKNKQIPDDFNEGILKIVPYVVFLEKYIKKRALFFSSKWIKYLFIGFIFILSILLMIPIPYLDFITSFAIILISIGLIEKDGFLLIMAAFLIIIYVFILFYALNSSIIIIYKGFHWIKSL; encoded by the coding sequence ATGAAAATCTCAGGACGCTTAAAAAAATTAGCTTCAAAAAAAACTTCAAAAAAAATCACTTTTAATCATTTACTCAATAAATTTCAACAAAAGGATAATCTTTTTTTGATTATTTTATTGGCTTTTTTTGCTATTACTCCTATATCTTTTATTCCAGGAGTTACAGTACTATTTGGATTTTCTATCGCCTTAATTTCCGCCCAAATTTTAATAGGTCACAATAAAATTTGGTTGCCCATGAAACTTAAAAATAAGCAAATACCTGATGATTTCAATGAAGGAATATTAAAAATCGTACCGTATGTGGTATTTCTAGAAAAATATATAAAAAAGAGGGCATTATTTTTTAGTTCTAAATGGATTAAATACCTTTTTATTGGTTTTATATTTATTTTAAGTATTTTATTAATGATCCCCATTCCGTATCTAGATTTTATTACCTCCTTTGCTATTATCTTGATCTCTATAGGATTAATCGAAAAAGATGGGTTTCTTTTAATTATGGCCGCTTTTTTGATAATAATTTATGTATTTATTTTGTTTTATGCTTTAAATTCCAGCATTATTATAATTTATAAAGGATTTCATTGGATTAAGTCACTTTGA
- a CDS encoding alpha/beta fold hydrolase: protein MQKHQVMGIDSQGFHNMTYYEWGDSNNPKVLLCVHGLFRNGRDFDDLAQVLSSHYRVICPDMVGRGLSDKVGSPKDYSTLTYLSDITILLAQLAVTKIDYLGTSMGGIIGIVMAAMKKSPIKKLVLNDIGPFVDTKALQRIIAYGKEGSERSFETLGEVEAYLKKIYSSFAQLSPEQWQHLAMCGVWQNPMKQYQLAYDPQIIENVILATQNNIPQWALWSRIQCPILLLHASLSDVLSNDTVAKMQQLQTTLKTISIPDIDHPVSLMKKNEIELVKQWLIGS, encoded by the coding sequence ATGCAAAAACATCAGGTTATGGGAATAGACAGTCAGGGTTTTCATAATATGACTTATTATGAATGGGGTGATTCTAATAACCCCAAAGTTTTGTTATGTGTGCATGGTTTATTTCGTAATGGGAGAGATTTTGATGACTTGGCTCAAGTATTATCATCGCATTATCGTGTTATTTGTCCCGACATGGTAGGACGTGGATTAAGTGATAAAGTAGGTAGCCCTAAAGATTATTCTACTTTGACTTATCTTTCTGATATCACCATCCTATTAGCTCAGCTAGCTGTAACAAAAATTGACTATTTAGGTACTTCTATGGGGGGAATTATCGGTATAGTAATGGCGGCAATGAAAAAATCACCTATTAAAAAACTAGTTCTCAATGACATAGGGCCTTTCGTTGATACAAAGGCATTACAACGAATTATTGCTTATGGTAAAGAAGGAAGCGAGCGATCATTTGAAACATTAGGCGAGGTAGAAGCATATTTAAAAAAAATCTATTCAAGTTTTGCGCAATTAAGCCCTGAGCAATGGCAACACCTTGCGATGTGTGGCGTATGGCAGAATCCAATGAAGCAATATCAATTAGCTTATGATCCTCAAATAATTGAAAATGTGATCTTAGCCACTCAAAATAATATTCCCCAATGGGCATTATGGAGCAGAATTCAATGTCCGATTTTATTGCTTCATGCATCATTATCTGATGTTTTATCGAATGATACAGTAGCAAAAATGCAGCAATTGCAAACCACTTTAAAAACAATAAGCATTCCCGATATTGATCACCCTGTTTCATTGATGAAAAAAAATGAAATTGAGTTGGTGAAACAATGGTTGATTGGAAGCTAA
- a CDS encoding DEAD/DEAH box helicase, whose translation MSFKSLGLIEPLLQSIDELGYKEPSSIQTQAIPKVLSGKDVLASAQTGTGKTASFVLPILQELSAKPRAQSNRTRALILTPTRELASQVHENIIQYGRYLSLRSAVVFGGVKINPQMMKLRSGVEILVATPGRLLDLYQQRAIQFDQVDTLVLDEADRMLDMGFIHDMRRIINYLPKNRQNLMFSATFTDEIRSFVKTILNQPIEIDVTPRNTTVVKIKQTVHPVDKNRKAALLSHLIHRNKWNQALVFSKTKHGANKLVKQLAEAQIHAAAIHGNKSQSQRTKALNDFKSGELHILVATDIAARGIDIDQLPCVVNFDLPQVAEDYVHRIGRTGRAGAIGLAISLVSADEVNQLQSIEKLIQHKLNRIEIEDFEPQHNVPQTNISSTTKKYSQVKKKTTSTYAKPRKKPLARGSRNTRSKP comes from the coding sequence ATGAGTTTTAAATCTTTAGGTTTAATCGAACCCTTACTTCAATCTATTGATGAATTAGGCTACAAAGAGCCCTCTTCTATTCAAACTCAAGCTATTCCAAAAGTATTATCAGGTAAAGACGTGCTTGCTTCAGCACAAACCGGAACCGGAAAAACTGCAAGTTTCGTGTTACCTATTTTGCAAGAACTCAGCGCGAAACCTCGAGCTCAAAGCAATAGAACACGAGCACTCATTCTAACTCCAACGCGTGAATTGGCCAGTCAAGTGCATGAAAATATCATTCAATATGGACGTTATCTATCACTTCGTTCAGCAGTAGTCTTTGGTGGCGTAAAAATTAATCCTCAAATGATGAAACTACGCTCTGGAGTAGAGATATTAGTTGCAACACCAGGGCGTTTATTGGATTTATATCAACAACGCGCCATACAATTTGATCAAGTTGATACTCTGGTACTCGATGAGGCCGATAGAATGCTCGATATGGGCTTCATTCATGACATGAGACGAATTATTAATTATCTGCCTAAAAACCGACAAAATCTTATGTTCTCGGCCACTTTTACTGATGAAATCCGTAGTTTTGTAAAAACCATTCTCAATCAACCCATAGAAATTGATGTGACACCACGGAACACAACTGTAGTTAAAATAAAACAAACGGTACATCCAGTTGATAAAAACCGCAAAGCAGCATTACTCAGCCATCTGATTCATAGAAATAAATGGAACCAGGCATTAGTATTTTCTAAGACAAAACATGGCGCTAATAAATTGGTTAAACAATTAGCTGAAGCACAAATCCATGCAGCAGCGATCCATGGCAATAAATCCCAATCCCAACGTACCAAGGCTTTAAATGATTTTAAATCTGGGGAGTTACATATTTTAGTGGCTACAGACATTGCCGCTCGAGGGATTGATATTGATCAATTACCTTGTGTCGTTAATTTCGATTTACCCCAAGTTGCTGAAGATTACGTTCATCGTATTGGTCGAACCGGTCGTGCTGGCGCAATAGGATTAGCGATTTCCCTAGTAAGTGCCGATGAAGTAAATCAATTGCAGTCAATAGAAAAATTGATTCAACACAAATTAAATCGTATTGAAATCGAAGATTTTGAACCCCAACATAATGTACCTCAAACCAATATATCTTCCACAACTAAAAAATATTCTCAGGTAAAGAAAAAAACGACTTCAACTTATGCTAAGCCCCGTAAAAAACCATTAGCTAGAGGTTCAAGAAATACTCGTTCTAAACCTTAA
- a CDS encoding LirA/MavJ family T4SS effector: MQGMVNIAGGEKNNELYQEYLEFYRKKFPNHARILANISVFLSDASLIAKSLQNLEQEVKFLWDLENSNRNGLQALELRKPKQYCSFMDLLWPSPDEELTTNKTNNLLSKVLLYKEQKYGINLHETPIQRPVPSFIGFISKLEADEVLERNELWSEENKISPLFFHGKETHRLQFNLIISAVEQGILDIGGLSILELKTIFAKIKNTETNLPAWDLMIDTVAVGNNAKMRKDHPLLKRHIPTSITNAAEHNSPYIYVMDPYFFHSYLMTVASTNYPYLAQCIIEKFCKSAFKLNAIENSLGYENTSDGYPNLEEIPQSKRSVMHTLERQASSYNKAATHIVNSEHILQYQQAKEKGEQGCDANDPIKLPLRNGEARSNGYIFRDTVGIVFYKKPYHGWQEYKKQREQQLDNLSIENKVI, translated from the coding sequence ATGCAAGGTATGGTTAATATTGCTGGTGGTGAAAAAAATAATGAACTTTACCAAGAATATCTCGAATTCTATCGAAAGAAATTTCCTAACCATGCACGCATTTTAGCAAATATATCAGTCTTTTTATCGGATGCATCACTCATAGCAAAGTCTTTGCAAAACTTAGAGCAAGAAGTCAAGTTTTTGTGGGATTTAGAGAATTCCAATAGAAATGGGTTGCAAGCGCTAGAGCTTAGGAAACCGAAGCAATATTGCAGTTTTATGGATCTCTTATGGCCTAGTCCGGACGAAGAGCTCACTACAAATAAAACAAATAATCTACTAAGCAAGGTTTTGCTTTATAAAGAACAAAAGTATGGAATAAATTTACATGAAACTCCAATTCAAAGACCAGTACCTAGTTTTATTGGATTTATAAGCAAACTAGAAGCAGATGAGGTTTTAGAAAGAAACGAATTATGGAGTGAAGAAAATAAGATATCCCCTTTATTTTTTCATGGCAAAGAAACTCATCGTTTACAATTTAATTTAATTATTAGTGCAGTTGAGCAAGGTATTCTTGATATAGGTGGATTAAGTATTCTTGAATTAAAAACTATTTTTGCAAAAATCAAAAATACTGAAACAAATCTGCCTGCTTGGGACTTAATGATTGATACCGTCGCTGTTGGAAACAATGCTAAAATGAGGAAAGATCATCCTTTACTTAAAAGACATATACCTACATCTATTACCAATGCGGCTGAACATAATTCACCCTATATTTATGTAATGGATCCCTATTTTTTCCATTCCTATTTAATGACTGTAGCAAGTACTAATTATCCTTATCTTGCACAATGTATTATTGAAAAATTTTGTAAATCTGCTTTTAAATTAAATGCAATTGAAAACTCGTTAGGTTATGAGAACACTTCAGACGGTTATCCTAATTTAGAAGAAATACCGCAATCCAAGCGCTCAGTAATGCATACCTTAGAAAGACAAGCATCTTCTTATAATAAGGCTGCAACGCATATTGTAAATAGCGAACACATTTTGCAATATCAACAAGCTAAAGAAAAAGGAGAGCAGGGCTGTGATGCAAACGATCCTATAAAATTACCACTTCGTAATGGAGAGGCCAGAAGCAATGGTTATATTTTTAGAGATACTGTTGGAATTGTTTTTTATAAAAAACCATACCATGGCTGGCAAGAATATAAAAAACAGAGAGAGCAACAACTCGATAATTTATCCATAGAAAATAAAGTTATCTAA
- a CDS encoding 3-deoxy-7-phosphoheptulonate synthase, protein MSYSILKKLPPVEKIIQELPLSPSAYQQIAQDRKEIKAILEGRDTRLLMIVGPCSAWPKKAVLEYANRLVQLNHKVKHALKIIMRVYIQKPRTTKGWTGPVNQPDLFLAPDIASGIKYTRDMMIKVIEMGLPIADEALFTHNAKGFLELLSWVAIGARSSEDQEHRIFASALDCAVGLKNPTHGSLTVGINSIIASQHPHVAVFDGYEVQTHGNHHAHLVLRGSNHAPNYSIAHLEEVKHQMDLNQIINPSVVIDVSHDNCLINGKKNHQLQPSIALSIIESLQNRPDLKQLVKGFMVESYLKEGNQKVDPINPNKLDLNGLSITDPCLSWEQTESFLLELAALKTLEMNNKREVQ, encoded by the coding sequence ATGAGTTATTCAATTTTAAAAAAACTACCGCCAGTAGAAAAAATTATCCAAGAATTACCCTTATCCCCTTCTGCTTATCAACAAATTGCCCAAGATCGAAAGGAAATTAAAGCGATTTTGGAAGGGCGAGATACACGTCTCTTAATGATAGTTGGTCCCTGCTCTGCCTGGCCTAAGAAAGCTGTTTTAGAATATGCAAATCGTTTAGTACAATTAAATCATAAAGTAAAACACGCCTTAAAAATAATTATGCGTGTTTACATCCAAAAACCTCGTACAACTAAGGGTTGGACAGGTCCTGTTAATCAACCCGACTTATTCTTAGCACCTGATATTGCCTCAGGAATAAAATACACACGAGATATGATGATTAAAGTTATTGAGATGGGCCTTCCTATCGCTGATGAAGCTCTATTCACCCACAATGCCAAAGGTTTTCTTGAGCTTTTATCATGGGTAGCTATTGGTGCTCGCAGCTCAGAAGATCAAGAACACCGCATTTTTGCGTCTGCTCTAGACTGCGCGGTTGGATTAAAAAACCCTACCCATGGTTCACTGACAGTAGGAATAAATAGCATTATCGCATCACAACATCCCCATGTTGCCGTCTTTGATGGCTATGAAGTACAAACACATGGCAATCATCATGCTCATCTGGTTTTACGTGGTTCTAATCATGCCCCCAATTATTCTATTGCACATCTTGAGGAAGTAAAACATCAGATGGACCTCAATCAAATCATTAATCCTTCTGTAGTTATCGATGTTAGCCATGATAACTGTCTGATTAATGGCAAAAAAAATCATCAGTTACAACCATCAATTGCATTATCCATCATCGAGAGTCTCCAAAATAGACCCGATTTAAAACAGTTGGTAAAAGGGTTCATGGTAGAAAGTTACCTCAAAGAAGGAAACCAAAAAGTCGATCCCATCAATCCTAATAAACTAGATCTAAATGGGTTATCCATTACTGATCCTTGCTTAAGCTGGGAACAAACAGAGTCTTTTCTTTTAGAGTTAGCAGCATTGAAAACATTAGAAATGAATAATAAAAGAGAGGTGCAATAA
- a CDS encoding prephenate dehydratase translates to MAVLFGIAGDVGSFSEEAAYLYAKKKGLDSIFAYLLDMEGVLNALEDGVIDLGIIPVVNLLGGLVKPAFLAMGKHSFTPVDEFWHEINQCLLARNDTDLSQIKHIVSHPQGLAQCQQFLKEQFKNTGQIEWIDTAKAAKDLAKGVLPSHSAVIAPERCAQLYGLEIKAKNIQDSSPNRTAFLLVQKHNDKTTVLK, encoded by the coding sequence ATGGCTGTTTTATTTGGTATTGCTGGTGATGTTGGGTCATTTTCTGAAGAAGCCGCCTATCTTTATGCCAAAAAGAAGGGACTCGACTCTATTTTTGCTTATTTATTGGATATGGAAGGTGTACTCAATGCTCTTGAAGATGGGGTAATTGATTTAGGCATCATCCCGGTTGTCAATCTTTTAGGCGGGCTAGTAAAACCTGCTTTTCTTGCAATGGGAAAACATTCCTTCACACCAGTTGATGAGTTTTGGCATGAAATTAATCAATGTCTTCTCGCTAGGAATGATACTGATCTAAGTCAAATCAAGCATATCGTCTCTCATCCACAAGGACTTGCTCAATGTCAGCAGTTTTTAAAGGAACAATTTAAAAATACAGGACAAATAGAATGGATTGATACAGCAAAAGCTGCAAAAGACTTAGCAAAAGGAGTCTTACCCTCCCATTCTGCTGTAATTGCTCCAGAGCGTTGTGCACAACTCTATGGTTTAGAAATAAAAGCGAAAAATATTCAAGACAGTTCTCCTAATCGTACTGCGTTTCTCTTAGTCCAAAAACATAACGATAAAACTACTGTCCTAAAATAA
- a CDS encoding chorismate mutase: MCTLEELRKQIEQTDAYIIEKLAQRQELAKQIGEIKSKEGKKIIDRQREKKLFIYYEELSNQYHLQQDFVARLFKIIIANSKKVQKQ, from the coding sequence ATGTGTACGCTTGAAGAATTAAGAAAGCAAATTGAACAAACAGATGCTTACATCATTGAAAAATTAGCGCAACGCCAAGAATTGGCAAAACAAATAGGAGAGATAAAATCAAAAGAAGGTAAAAAAATAATAGATCGCCAACGTGAAAAAAAATTGTTTATATATTACGAAGAGTTGTCCAATCAGTACCACTTACAACAAGACTTTGTGGCTCGCTTATTCAAAATAATTATTGCAAACTCGAAAAAGGTGCAAAAACAATGA
- a CDS encoding pyridoxal phosphate-dependent aminotransferase: protein MNHSKQFLLKDSATVAINSLAQQKINAGLKIYNLSAGEPKLLPHPIITTAVTQALEQGRTLYPPVSGITELRHLACEWMNKSYNCSFTSENCLVVNGGKFGIYLLMQLLIQNNDEVIIPSPYWVSYPQITHLFGGTPIIIETKESEGWKLTPQTLKNACSPKSKILILNNAANPTGALYTKSELAALLQVAHEHDLLVIADEVYSGLIYDGHTYISCGSFSQFKERVVIIQSCSKNFSMTGWRVGFVFAPKTIIQPLTTLMSQSTSGVTTLGQWAAVAVLKETNVGLWVQQCMQKRRDCIIHALDNYFGLTITPPLSSLYIYLSLNNLGVKNQNSEEFCKQALEEANVALVPGTAFGNEGYVRLSFGGYEEDLHSGIRNLAQWLH from the coding sequence ATGAATCATTCTAAACAATTTTTACTGAAAGACTCAGCCACTGTTGCTATTAATTCACTGGCCCAACAAAAAATAAACGCGGGTCTTAAAATTTATAATCTCAGTGCTGGCGAACCCAAGTTACTGCCTCATCCCATCATAACCACCGCGGTCACCCAAGCTTTAGAACAAGGGCGAACTCTTTATCCCCCCGTATCTGGAATAACAGAGTTACGCCATCTTGCTTGTGAATGGATGAACAAATCCTACAATTGCTCATTCACAAGCGAAAACTGCCTGGTTGTTAACGGTGGAAAGTTTGGAATCTATTTACTGATGCAGTTATTGATACAAAACAATGATGAAGTCATCATTCCCTCTCCTTATTGGGTTTCATATCCACAAATCACCCACCTGTTTGGAGGCACACCTATAATCATCGAAACCAAGGAAAGCGAAGGATGGAAATTAACCCCTCAAACACTTAAAAATGCCTGCAGCCCCAAAAGTAAAATACTTATTCTTAATAATGCAGCCAATCCAACTGGAGCACTGTATACAAAATCTGAATTAGCTGCACTCTTACAAGTTGCGCATGAACATGATCTTTTAGTGATTGCAGATGAAGTATATAGTGGCCTCATTTACGATGGTCATACTTATATATCTTGTGGTTCATTTTCTCAGTTTAAAGAGCGCGTCGTTATTATTCAAAGTTGTTCAAAAAACTTTTCCATGACCGGTTGGCGAGTGGGCTTTGTATTCGCCCCCAAAACTATTATTCAGCCATTAACAACATTAATGAGTCAAAGTACGAGTGGAGTTACAACACTTGGTCAATGGGCTGCCGTTGCAGTATTGAAGGAAACCAATGTTGGTCTGTGGGTTCAACAATGCATGCAGAAAAGAAGGGATTGTATCATCCATGCCTTAGATAACTATTTTGGACTTACAATAACACCGCCCCTTTCATCACTTTATATTTATCTTTCCTTAAATAACTTAGGAGTTAAAAATCAAAACTCAGAGGAATTTTGCAAACAGGCATTAGAAGAAGCCAATGTTGCTCTTGTACCCGGAACTGCATTTGGAAATGAAGGTTATGTACGATTATCCTTTGGTGGGTATGAAGAAGATTTACACTCAGGAATTCGCAACTTAGCCCAATGGTTACATTAA